Proteins encoded in a region of the Brevefilum fermentans genome:
- a CDS encoding FadR/GntR family transcriptional regulator yields the protein MSPQSIADQLSPFLEYLANHHNSGTEFLPSLSEINKETGRSVSILREELEVAKALGLAEVKPRVGIKCLPYSFTPAVTKSLAYAVSINKDTFRQFSDLRNHIETSYWYQAVSSLTADDIETLKNIVQRAQKKLQSAPIQIPHPEHCLLHLTIYSRLDNIFVQGILEAYWYIYEAIGLNVYEDQKYLERVWVFHQQMVDSIAEGDFLSGYQALIAHMDLLFQREQKNVNVLFE from the coding sequence ATGAGCCCTCAATCCATCGCCGATCAACTTTCCCCATTTTTAGAGTACCTCGCCAACCATCATAATTCTGGAACTGAATTTTTACCCAGTTTAAGTGAGATCAACAAAGAAACCGGAAGAAGTGTTTCAATTCTGCGAGAAGAACTGGAAGTTGCCAAAGCACTGGGGTTAGCCGAAGTTAAACCCCGAGTTGGTATTAAATGTTTGCCTTATTCCTTTACACCTGCTGTAACAAAAAGCCTGGCTTATGCTGTCTCCATAAACAAAGACACATTCCGCCAATTTTCTGACTTGCGCAATCACATTGAAACTTCATACTGGTACCAAGCGGTCAGCAGCCTTACAGCCGATGATATCGAAACCTTGAAAAACATTGTGCAGAGGGCACAGAAGAAATTACAATCAGCCCCAATTCAAATTCCGCATCCGGAACATTGCCTTTTGCATTTAACCATTTATTCAAGGTTGGACAATATTTTTGTCCAGGGGATTTTAGAAGCCTACTGGTATATCTATGAGGCTATTGGGCTAAATGTATATGAAGATCAGAAATATTTAGAACGAGTTTGGGTTTTTCACCAGCAAATGGTCGATTCCATCGCTGAGGGAGATTTCTTGTCGGGCTATCAAGCTTTGATCGCCCACATGGATTTGTTGTTTCAACGCGAACAAAAAAATGTCAATGTCCTTTTCGAATAA
- a CDS encoding Tex family protein codes for MDIIHQLVKILGLPVENIENTVSLLQENNTIPFVARYRKEMTGGLDEESIRRIQSEFSRLNNLEERRQTIIKSINSQGKLTDSLLKQIFATTNLTELEDLYLPYRPKKRTRAMVAREKGLESLADLIIAQPVMDKSIQDFVEPYINNDVPDHQSAISGACDIIAERISDNATIRQGVRAKGLIFGTISSERVEETDDKRKTYALYYQFNQRAKFIQPHQTLALNRGEREKILKVSVTIHERDWLPAIKSVYPSNIRSVFYDALNFAISDGAQRLLLPTIERDIRRSLTEFAEEHAIRIFAKNLHGLLMQPPLADHVVLGIDPGFRTGSKVAVVDPTGKLLTTTTIYPHPPQNRAPEASKLLINLIDTYRVTLIVIGNGTASRETETFIAELIKGYPGLHYLITSEAGASVYSASKQARMEFPDLDVNLRGAVSIARRVQDPLAELVKIDPKSIGVGLYQHDVNQTRLSQALDQVVESVVNAVGVEVNTASVALLSYVAGIGPALAERIISYRDEHGPFQDRSALHVVPGMGPKSFEQSAGFLRIRDGENPLDATAIHPESYVVAEKVLRKIKRACFYDQENWQNTIQKFKETEDLEQLAAVLNTGLPTLLDILDELGRPGRDPREDIPKPILRNDILSINDLSQGMQLTGTIRNIVDFGAFVDLGVNIDGLLHRSKIQQGTNLTVGDVIEVKIISIDLERNRIGLEMKEQLNV; via the coding sequence ATGGACATCATTCATCAACTGGTAAAAATTCTAGGTTTGCCAGTCGAAAATATTGAAAATACCGTGTCTTTGCTGCAAGAAAACAATACGATTCCCTTTGTTGCCCGTTACCGCAAAGAAATGACTGGCGGACTTGATGAAGAGTCGATTCGAAGGATTCAATCAGAATTTTCACGCTTAAATAATCTGGAAGAACGCCGTCAGACAATTATCAAATCCATCAACTCTCAAGGAAAGCTAACGGATTCACTACTTAAGCAAATCTTTGCCACAACAAATCTTACCGAATTAGAAGACTTATACCTGCCCTACCGCCCCAAAAAGCGTACTCGAGCCATGGTCGCCAGAGAGAAGGGCTTAGAATCCCTGGCAGATTTAATTATTGCACAACCGGTCATGGATAAATCAATCCAGGATTTCGTGGAGCCTTATATTAATAACGATGTCCCCGACCATCAGTCAGCAATTTCAGGCGCGTGTGATATCATCGCTGAAAGGATCAGCGACAATGCCACAATTCGCCAGGGTGTGCGAGCGAAAGGCTTGATCTTTGGAACCATTTCCAGTGAACGGGTGGAGGAGACTGACGATAAGCGCAAGACCTATGCTCTTTATTACCAATTCAATCAAAGAGCAAAGTTTATCCAACCCCATCAAACCTTAGCATTGAACCGAGGAGAGCGTGAAAAAATCCTCAAGGTTTCAGTCACAATCCATGAACGAGATTGGCTGCCAGCCATTAAATCAGTTTATCCGTCAAACATCAGATCAGTTTTTTATGATGCACTCAACTTCGCAATCTCCGATGGAGCACAACGTTTATTATTACCTACCATTGAACGGGATATTAGGCGCTCATTGACTGAATTTGCAGAAGAGCACGCAATTCGAATCTTTGCGAAAAATCTGCATGGTTTGTTAATGCAACCTCCCCTGGCTGATCATGTCGTCCTGGGTATAGACCCTGGTTTTAGAACCGGATCAAAAGTGGCGGTCGTAGATCCAACCGGTAAACTGCTCACGACAACCACCATTTACCCACATCCTCCACAAAACCGGGCGCCTGAAGCCAGTAAGTTGCTCATCAATCTTATTGATACCTATCGAGTAACATTAATTGTGATTGGAAACGGTACAGCTTCCCGTGAGACCGAGACCTTTATCGCAGAATTAATCAAAGGATACCCTGGCTTGCATTACTTGATTACAAGCGAGGCTGGTGCCAGCGTTTATAGCGCCAGTAAACAGGCTCGGATGGAATTTCCTGATCTGGATGTCAATCTGCGAGGAGCGGTTTCAATTGCTCGCAGGGTGCAGGATCCACTTGCAGAATTGGTAAAAATTGACCCAAAATCGATCGGCGTTGGCCTATATCAACACGATGTTAATCAAACCCGCCTTTCACAAGCACTCGACCAGGTTGTCGAATCAGTGGTCAACGCTGTCGGCGTTGAGGTCAACACAGCTTCAGTGGCTTTGCTGAGCTATGTAGCAGGCATCGGACCGGCGCTGGCTGAAAGGATCATCAGCTATCGGGATGAGCATGGTCCATTTCAGGACCGTTCAGCATTGCATGTAGTACCCGGAATGGGTCCAAAATCCTTTGAGCAATCTGCGGGCTTTTTGCGCATACGGGATGGAGAGAACCCGCTGGATGCTACCGCCATTCATCCAGAGAGCTATGTTGTGGCTGAAAAAGTGCTTCGAAAGATCAAACGCGCGTGCTTTTACGATCAGGAAAACTGGCAAAATACAATCCAGAAATTTAAGGAGACTGAAGACCTGGAACAACTAGCAGCCGTGTTGAATACTGGCTTACCGACCCTTCTGGATATTTTAGATGAACTTGGTCGCCCTGGTAGAGATCCTCGAGAAGACATTCCTAAACCAATTTTGCGAAATGATATTCTTTCAATAAATGATCTTTCCCAGGGAATGCAATTAACGGGTACAATCCGAAATATCGTTGACTTTGGCGCCTTTGTTGATCTGGGCGTGAATATCGACGGTTTGCTGCATCGTTCAAAAATTCAACAGGGAACAAACCTCACAGTTGGCGATGTCATCGAAGTTAAAATAATATCAATCGATCTGGAACGGAACCGCATTGGGTTGGAAATGAAAGAACAATTGAATGTCTGA
- a CDS encoding 2-oxoacid:acceptor oxidoreductase subunit alpha, translating to MIEENQLEKNKQVTSERIINDFCLTVCTVNGSGSATANSTLVRSFFRMGIPVSGKNIFPSNIKGLPTWFSIRVSKDGYLGRVAHDDIIIQMNPTTFMEDVRYNLPGGVVFYGDHIKFPSKQSDLVFYPMPVKDLIKQAKVPRNLQDYMENMVYVGIVAEVLGINLEVVKGALLSQFHNNTSVAESNFEIVLLAGEWAKHNLEKRDRYYVEPMQPLDDYIMTNGNLAGALGAIYGGFQFCGWYPITPASSMVEALMANAPRLRQDPETKKNNFAIVQAEDELAAIGMVVGAGWAGVRAMTSTSGPGVSLMTEYISLAYFSEVPLVLWDVQRVGPSTGLPTRTAQCDLTLNYFLGHGDTQQIVIIPSSVTECFEFGWKAFDIAEKYQTPVIVLSDLDLGMNLWMTKRFEYPDQPIDRGKIFWEEDLEAFKGEWGRYLDIDGDGIPYRTVMGNAHEKAAYFARGTGHDDFGHYNEDPEVWRSLLDRLKKKIELSRAFLPQPVFRNIPDAEIGLIAMGSTEPAVIEAQDMLAKAGIPADFMRIRALPFSEQVRKFIQSHQRNYVFELNRDGQLHQLLVMENCDLGRKMISSAYIDGLPMTAKWIVNAVCGKEQQENV from the coding sequence ATGATCGAAGAAAATCAGCTTGAAAAAAACAAGCAAGTTACTAGTGAGCGTATTATCAATGATTTTTGTTTGACGGTTTGTACGGTAAATGGGTCGGGAAGCGCCACAGCAAATAGCACATTGGTTCGATCCTTCTTTCGGATGGGCATTCCCGTATCTGGAAAAAATATCTTTCCTTCGAATATCAAAGGCTTGCCGACCTGGTTTTCGATACGGGTCTCAAAGGATGGCTACCTGGGTCGGGTTGCGCATGACGATATCATCATCCAAATGAATCCGACCACCTTCATGGAGGATGTTCGGTATAACTTGCCAGGAGGCGTGGTATTTTATGGCGATCATATCAAATTTCCTTCCAAACAGTCCGATCTCGTTTTTTACCCCATGCCCGTTAAAGATCTGATCAAGCAAGCCAAAGTTCCCAGAAACCTGCAAGATTATATGGAAAATATGGTTTATGTGGGCATCGTTGCTGAAGTTTTGGGAATCAATTTGGAGGTTGTCAAAGGTGCGTTGCTATCACAATTTCACAATAACACATCAGTCGCTGAATCTAACTTTGAAATTGTACTACTGGCTGGTGAGTGGGCGAAACACAATTTAGAAAAGCGCGATCGTTATTATGTTGAGCCCATGCAACCACTTGACGATTACATCATGACAAATGGTAACCTGGCCGGCGCTTTAGGAGCGATTTATGGCGGCTTTCAATTTTGCGGCTGGTATCCCATCACGCCTGCATCGAGCATGGTTGAAGCATTGATGGCAAATGCGCCCCGCCTCAGGCAAGATCCTGAAACGAAAAAGAATAATTTTGCCATTGTCCAGGCGGAGGACGAGCTTGCAGCCATCGGCATGGTCGTTGGCGCTGGGTGGGCAGGGGTTCGAGCAATGACTTCGACATCCGGTCCGGGCGTTAGTTTAATGACTGAATATATCAGCCTGGCCTATTTTTCTGAAGTTCCGCTGGTTTTGTGGGATGTTCAGCGTGTTGGACCCAGCACTGGTTTGCCAACAAGAACCGCTCAGTGTGATCTGACATTAAATTATTTCCTGGGTCATGGAGATACTCAACAAATTGTAATCATCCCATCTTCTGTGACAGAGTGTTTTGAATTCGGTTGGAAGGCTTTCGATATTGCGGAAAAATATCAAACCCCCGTGATCGTTCTCAGCGACCTGGATCTGGGCATGAACCTGTGGATGACCAAACGGTTTGAATACCCGGATCAACCCATCGATCGCGGGAAAATATTCTGGGAAGAAGATCTTGAGGCTTTTAAAGGTGAGTGGGGGCGTTATTTAGATATTGATGGTGATGGCATCCCCTACAGAACGGTGATGGGGAATGCTCATGAAAAAGCGGCATATTTTGCACGCGGGACTGGCCATGATGATTTTGGACATTACAACGAAGACCCTGAGGTTTGGCGTTCCTTGCTAGATCGACTTAAGAAGAAAATTGAGCTATCCAGAGCCTTTTTACCCCAACCCGTTTTCCGCAATATACCAGATGCAGAAATCGGGCTAATTGCCATGGGGTCAACGGAGCCAGCGGTGATAGAGGCACAGGATATGTTAGCAAAAGCAGGAATTCCAGCAGACTTTATGCGCATTCGTGCGCTTCCGTTTTCTGAGCAAGTTAGAAAGTTCATTCAATCACATCAAAGAAATTACGTTTTTGAGTTAAACCGGGACGGCCAGTTGCATCAACTGCTTGTAATGGAAAATTGTGACCTCGGCAGAAAGATGATCTCGAGCGCTTATATTGATGGGCTGCCGATGACTGCCAAATGGATTGTGAACGCTGTTTGTGGGAAGGAGCAACAAGAAAATGTCTGA
- a CDS encoding 2-oxoacid:ferredoxin oxidoreductase subunit beta translates to MSDNVEETNLLGLSRKDYLGSRSTLCPGCGHNTISAQIIRACFEMSIPPQRIVKFSGIGCSSKSPTYFLDKSFGFNGLHGRMPSMAQGAAFADATMNVIGVSGDGDTASIGLGQFKHLIRRNLPMVYIVENNGVYGLTKGQFSATAEKGLGLKNQGVNPFLPIDIAKEALIANASFVARSFAGDPAQVRELLKAALSHRGTAVLDIISPCVTFNNQDDTLHSYQWVRQHQAPLHDITYIPERDSIILDEFKEGDVKEVVMHDGSVLVLKKLEKDYDPTDKWQALKILEDEEKNSWFLTGLIYINPHKPTLFDYANLVDQPLNRINSEDLRPSPETLDMINQSMY, encoded by the coding sequence ATGTCTGATAATGTTGAAGAAACCAATTTGCTTGGGTTATCCCGCAAAGATTACCTGGGATCACGATCCACATTATGCCCAGGATGTGGACACAATACGATCTCTGCTCAGATTATCAGGGCTTGCTTTGAGATGAGTATCCCACCACAGCGGATCGTGAAGTTCAGCGGCATTGGTTGTTCTAGCAAGAGCCCAACCTACTTCTTAGACAAATCCTTTGGTTTTAATGGATTGCACGGTCGCATGCCTTCTATGGCGCAAGGTGCAGCCTTTGCTGATGCTACGATGAATGTTATTGGGGTTTCAGGCGATGGTGATACAGCCAGTATTGGGCTGGGGCAATTTAAACACCTGATCAGACGGAATTTGCCAATGGTTTACATCGTCGAGAACAATGGCGTTTATGGGCTGACGAAGGGTCAGTTTTCTGCGACTGCGGAAAAAGGTTTGGGTCTAAAGAATCAGGGAGTGAATCCTTTTTTACCCATCGATATCGCAAAAGAAGCGTTAATTGCTAATGCGAGTTTCGTTGCGCGTTCTTTCGCAGGTGACCCCGCACAGGTGCGTGAGCTGCTTAAAGCCGCCCTCAGCCATCGTGGAACTGCAGTGTTAGACATCATCAGTCCCTGTGTAACCTTTAACAACCAGGATGACACATTGCATTCCTATCAATGGGTGCGTCAGCATCAGGCCCCTTTGCATGATATAACCTATATTCCCGAGCGAGATAGCATCATATTGGATGAATTTAAGGAGGGGGATGTCAAGGAAGTTGTTATGCATGACGGCTCAGTTTTAGTATTAAAGAAACTTGAGAAAGATTATGACCCAACAGATAAATGGCAGGCTTTAAAAATCCTTGAAGATGAAGAAAAAAATAGCTGGTTTTTAACAGGTTTAATATATATAAACCCACACAAACCGACTTTGTTTGATTATGCAAATCTTGTCGATCAACCGTTAAACCGAATTAACAGTGAAGATTTACGACCATCACCCGAGACTTTGGATATGATCAACCAGAGTATGTACTGA